TGCTCGAGCGGACCGTCGCAGCCAGCGTAGCTCTGGAGGTCGAGGTTCCGGAGTCTCACCCGTCTGCCGCGCTGCTGGGAACCACCCGGCAAGGTAGCGGCATCATCTTCGACCCACTCGGCTTAGTGCTCACGGCCAACTACGTCACCCTGGGCGCACGATCTATCCGCGTGCGGTCGGTGGATCATCAGTCATGGACCGGTCGGGCCCTCGTGCAGGATTTCCGCCGCGGCTTTGCGGTGGTTGCGATTCAGGAAAGCGGCCGTTTCCCTGCGTTAGCGCTGCGACCCGTCGAGACTATCCGGGTGGGCGATCCCGTCTTCCTCCTGTCCGCGGTTTCTCAAAACGGTCGCCGAGTACATGACGGGGTCGTTTCTGCCGTCGAGCCGTTCGACGCTTACTGGGAATATCACGTGGACCGTGCTGTGTTCACCACGGCGCCCAACCCAGGCTTTGGTGGCGGAGCGCTCATTGACTGCCGCGGGGATGTGTGCGGCCTAGTTTTGTTGGAGCTCGCGGAAATCGGGCGTTTTACTTTAGCTGTACCCCTGAACGATCTCGTGGAGCGCCGGGAAGAACTTTTGCGCGGCCAGCGTTCTCCCGAGCCGCCCCGCGGTTGGCTCGGGCTGTTTTGTTATTCCGTGGGAAGACACGTCGTCGTCGGAGGGGTCGTGCCCGGTAGCCCAGCGGAAACGGGCGGGCTGAAAAGCGGAGACGTGGTTCTGATGGTCGACGGCCAGCGGATTACCGAGCGTGGGGATCTGTACAACCTCATCTGGCAGCATAAGCCGGGCGATCGCTTGGAAATGAATGTATACCGCGACAACGCTGTCGTGCGCCTCACCGTTCGGCTCGGTGACGCGGAAGCCTTCTTTGCCTGAGGCCCGAGCGACAGCTCGTACCCCTGCGCACGAAGCCTGGATCGCTGCTAGTAAGCAACGTCTTGTCTTTCACGCGCATGAAAGTCGCCACATTACACAGTCGCTTGTTGGCCCCCTGGATCGAGCCCATCGTGCACGACTTGGCGGCTGCCGCTCGATCGTTAGGGGGCGAGATCGAGTCGCTGGAGCTCGACACACTCGCGGCAACGTTCGAGGTCCGCGAGGACCTAGAACGACTGTACGTGCTCCCCTGCGTCGTGCCCGCGGGACGAAACTTGCCCGAACTCGTGCGCATGCGCTTACCCAAGGCGCGCCCGTTCGTGCCGTTTGAAGTGCAAGACCTGTGTTGGGATAAAGTTGCCACACAGCGCCGCTTGATGGCGCGGGGAGTGGCCACGCCGGACACACTGGAGAGCGACGATCCGGAAGACGTCGTGCGCTTCGTGCGCCATCACACGTATGCAATCCTCAAGGAACGGCAGGGCTGTGCCGGTTCCGGCCATTGGGTGCTGTGGTTCGAGAACGGTGTGTTGATGGCCGATAACGGTGCGGTAGCGTACCGCTTGGTACTGGACGGCGAGCCTCCGGCGCGAGTCGTTGGGGACGAGCTGCGCTACCCGCCACCCTATTATGTCCAAAGGTTGGTGGGCACGTTCACTCGTTACGGTTTCGAAATCGGGCAAGTTTTGCGCGCGTACGTGGTGGAGGAGGAAATTCCGTTTTGGTCGGAACGTTACCGGGAGCAGTACCGCCGGCCGGGCCACTGGATTCTCAACGTCGCCCGGGGGGCGCGCTACCGGTTTGTGCTTTCGGTGAGCGAGGAAACCAAAAATGCCGCCCTGCGCGCCGCCCGAGCTGTCGGTGCCCGTGTGGCTGCCGTGGATCTCGTCCGCACATCGGCGGATGGTCCATTGGTTCTGGAAGTGAATACCGACGGGCAATACATGTGCATCGACCGCTCCTTCAAAACGCTACCGGAATATCGCGACTACTTCGACCTCGACCGCTACATTGCGCGTGCTCTGATTTCCGCCGAAGAGTTCGTTGGGGTGCGCACGTTACGGGCGCGGCGTGCGCGGGCCCGCCCGGAGCGTCGCCGCCGGCGCTAACGGTTTTCTACACGCTCGTCGGCCAGCGCCGCAAAGAGCACGGGCGCCGGCACGGCGGGAGATCGAACCTTGGGGAGCCTATGGCCAACGAGAATGCGTGTTGTTGGCCAGCGTAGAGCCTTTGTGCTAGCGAGCCTAACGTGTCTTTTGCGCTGCTCCAGGAAGTCGTTGTGTGGGCCATCCCGCTGCTGCTCGCGGTGATCCTTCATGAAGTCGCCCACGGTTACGTGGCGTATCTTTTAGGAGACCCGACGGCGAAACGGGCCGGCCGTATCACGTTGAATCCCATTCCGCACATCGATCCTTTCGGCACTCTCGCACTGCCCCTGTTGCTCATTGTCCTGCACTCGCCTTTCTTGTTTGGCTACGCGCGGCCGGTGCCGGTCAACTTCGGCCGTCTCCGCCATCCCCGGCGCGACATGGTTTTGGTGGCTGCGGCGGGTCCCCTGACCAATCTTGCCCTGGCAAGCTGTTTTGCTGCCGTCTTGCCTGTTGTGTGGCTGCCTCAGTTGCCGGGAGCCGAGCAGCCGCTGGTGGCACAAATCGTTTTCCGTGGCGTTCTGATCAACGTGGTGCTGGCTGTCTTCAACCTCTTGCCCGTGCCGCCTCTCGATGGAGGGAGGGTGCTCGCCGGCCTGGTGCCGCCGCGTCTGGCGCTCGTTCTCGCCCGTGTCGAACCCTTTGGTATGCTCATCGTCATTGCGCTTCTGGCCACGAACGTGGCAGACATGGTCATGCGCCCGCTGATCCGCGGGTTGCTGGGGTGGTTGTTGTGAGTGGCGGTGGTTCGAAACTCGTGGTCGTCAGCGGGATGCGCCCCACCGGGCGCTTGCACCTCGGGCACTTGCACGGAGCCCTGAAGAACTGGGTGCGGCTTCAGAACGAAGCGGATCGGTGCTTTTTCTTCGTGGCCGATTGGCACGTTCTGACGACCAAGCCGGAGGGAACCGAGTCGATTGCGCAGAACACGGTCGAAATGGTGACCGACTGGCTTGCGGTGGGGCTCGACCCCGAGAAAGTCGTGATCTTCCGGCAATCGGCCGTGAAGCAACATGCGGAATTGCATCTGCTGCTTTCCATGATCACGCCCACACCCTGGCTGGTGCGCAATCCAACCGTGAAAGAACAAGCGCGGGACTTGGGTCTCATCCGCGATGAATCGGAACAGGAAGTGCTGAGCCTTTCCTATGGGTTGCTGGGTTACCCGGTGCTGCAAAGTGCGGACGTGCTGATTTACAAAGCTACTGCCGTACCGGTCGGGGAGGACCAGGCCCCGCACATCGAGCTCACCCGTGAAATTGCCCGACGCTTCAATCACTTTTACGGCCCTGTCTTCCCCGAGCCCAGAACACTCGTCACAGAAGCACCGCGGGTGCCCGGCCTCGACGGCCGCAAGATGAGCAAGAGCTTCAACAATGCTGTGTGGCTGCGCGATCCGCCCGAGGAGGTGGACCGCAAGCTCTCGCGGATGATGACCGACCCGCGCCGCGTTCGCCGCACCGATCCCGGCGAGCCCGAGGACTGCCCGGCCTTTCGGTTGCACCGGATTTACTGCACCCCGGAGGAAATTGACTACGTCACGCGCGGGTGTCGTACAGCGAGCATTGGCTGTCTCGAGTGCAAGAAAATCATGATCCGGCACGTCGTCGAAGAACTCGGTCCAATGGCCGAGCGCCGGCGCCAACTGGAGTCGGAGCCCCAGGCTGTGGAGCGAGTTCTGGAGCGCGGACAGGAGCAAGCGCAACAGGTCGCCGAGCAAACCATGAAACAGGTGCGCACTGCCGTGGGATTGCCCGCATGACTCGCGCCGACACCTCCGCCGCCGAGCAGTTGCCGTTGCCGCTTTACCGGGTGCGGCTCGAGGTGTTCGAGGGGCCGCTCGATTTGCTTCTGCACCTCATCAAGAAAAACGAGGTGCAAATTACCGATATCCCGATCTCCGTCATTACCGAACAGTACCTCAAGTACCTCGACTGGATGCGCGAGCTCCGGCTGGACGTTGCCGGGGAGTTTTTGGTGATGGCCGCAACTTTGATGCTCATCAAGTCCCGGATGTTGCTGCCTGCTGACGAAGAATTCGAAGAAGATGACGGCGATCCGCGCCAAGAACTCGTGCAGCAACTGCGCGAATATCAAAAATATCGCGAAGCTGCTCTGGCTCTGGCCGAGCGCCCTTTGCTGGGGCGTGACGTGTTTGCGCGCCCGCGCGACGGCGAAGCGGCACCGGGCCCGCCACAGTTGCGCGTGGAGCTGTGGGATCTGGTCGAGGCTCTAAAGCAGCTCCTGGACCGCCGTAAGCCCGAGCCCGTGCACGTCGTGGAGCTCGAACCGGTATCCTTGCGTGCCTGTGCGGAGCGGATGTTGGCGTGCCTGGGGGCGAAGCGCAAAGTGCGCTTCGAAGAGCTGTTCGACGCGGGGGCTTCGCGACTGGAAATCGTCGCGACGTTTTTGGTTTTGCTCGAACTGGTCCGCTTGGGTGCCCTGCAAGCCACGCAAGCACACCGGGAAGCCCCAATCGAAATCGAACTCTTGCACGCGGAAGTGGGTTGGGAGTGGTTAGCCGATTGGGAAGAAGAACCCATCCGTTCGCCGGATGTCGAGGACGCGGAGTGAGAGCCCATGACGAGGGGTGCAGAATTGCCCGATTCCGAAACCACGTTGGCTGTAGTGGACGAGTCTCCGCCCCCCGCCAGCGAGGCGGAAGCGGAGGAAGATCTGGCCCGCTTCAATCCCGTCCAACTCGCCTCGATCATCGAAAGTTTGCTGTTTGCTGCCGGGGCGCCCGTGCCGCTGCGCCGGCTCGTCGAAGTCCTCGATGGGCCAACGACAACGCAAGT
This sequence is a window from Candidatus Binatia bacterium. Protein-coding genes within it:
- the trpS gene encoding tryptophan--tRNA ligase, translating into MSGGGSKLVVVSGMRPTGRLHLGHLHGALKNWVRLQNEADRCFFFVADWHVLTTKPEGTESIAQNTVEMVTDWLAVGLDPEKVVIFRQSAVKQHAELHLLLSMITPTPWLVRNPTVKEQARDLGLIRDESEQEVLSLSYGLLGYPVLQSADVLIYKATAVPVGEDQAPHIELTREIARRFNHFYGPVFPEPRTLVTEAPRVPGLDGRKMSKSFNNAVWLRDPPEEVDRKLSRMMTDPRRVRRTDPGEPEDCPAFRLHRIYCTPEEIDYVTRGCRTASIGCLECKKIMIRHVVEELGPMAERRRQLESEPQAVERVLERGQEQAQQVAEQTMKQVRTAVGLPA
- a CDS encoding peptidase M48, with translation MSFALLQEVVVWAIPLLLAVILHEVAHGYVAYLLGDPTAKRAGRITLNPIPHIDPFGTLALPLLLIVLHSPFLFGYARPVPVNFGRLRHPRRDMVLVAAAGPLTNLALASCFAAVLPVVWLPQLPGAEQPLVAQIVFRGVLINVVLAVFNLLPVPPLDGGRVLAGLVPPRLALVLARVEPFGMLIVIALLATNVADMVMRPLIRGLLGWLL
- the scpA gene encoding segregation and condensation protein A; protein product: MTRADTSAAEQLPLPLYRVRLEVFEGPLDLLLHLIKKNEVQITDIPISVITEQYLKYLDWMRELRLDVAGEFLVMAATLMLIKSRMLLPADEEFEEDDGDPRQELVQQLREYQKYREAALALAERPLLGRDVFARPRDGEAAPGPPQLRVELWDLVEALKQLLDRRKPEPVHVVELEPVSLRACAERMLACLGAKRKVRFEELFDAGASRLEIVATFLVLLELVRLGALQATQAHREAPIEIELLHAEVGWEWLADWEEEPIRSPDVEDAE
- a CDS encoding PDZ domain-containing protein; translation: MNAVVSLLERTVAASVALEVEVPESHPSAALLGTTRQGSGIIFDPLGLVLTANYVTLGARSIRVRSVDHQSWTGRALVQDFRRGFAVVAIQESGRFPALALRPVETIRVGDPVFLLSAVSQNGRRVHDGVVSAVEPFDAYWEYHVDRAVFTTAPNPGFGGGALIDCRGDVCGLVLLELAEIGRFTLAVPLNDLVERREELLRGQRSPEPPRGWLGLFCYSVGRHVVVGGVVPGSPAETGGLKSGDVVLMVDGQRITERGDLYNLIWQHKPGDRLEMNVYRDNAVVRLTVRLGDAEAFFA